From the Micromonospora echinofusca genome, the window CACCAGCGGGATCAGGATCGCCGACGGCTGGAACCTGGAGGTGCTGCCCCCGGCCGGGGCGGACACCGACCGGACGTACCGCTGCCTGGCCGGGCGCGGGCTCGACGCGCTCGCCTCACCCACCCTCACGGGCCGCTGAGCCACCGCGCCCCCGGTGGCGCTCCCGCAGGGCGCGGACGGTCTCCCGGTGGTCGAGCGACTCCAGCGTGTCGGCGTCGACGCCGTAGAGGCCCCCGGCTGGCTGCCCCGGGCCAGCCGGTGTGACGCCCGGTTCCGCCTCGTCCTCCTGCCGGGCCGCCGCCACGGAGACGGCCGCGATCATCGTCGAGAGGACGCAGAGCAGCGCCAGGGCCACCCCGACGAGATCCTGCCGGCCCCACACGATCAGCGTCACCAGCAGCGAGACCGCCACCAGCGCCGCGACGACCGCCTTCGCCCGCGCGTCGGGCCTCGGAATTCCCACCCGTCCAGGATGTCCGAGCGGGGCCCGCTGTCAACCGGGTCGCCGGCACCGGATGCGATGATCTCCGTTCGAAGATCGTCGCCTGTGGGAGAGGAGTGCCGGTGACCCGCGTCCTCCGGATCGTCGCCGCCGTGCTGGTGTCGGGTGCGCTGGCCGCGTGCGGAGCGGACGGGGCGCCGGAGCCGGCGACCGCGCCACCGCCCGCGAGCGGCGCCTCGCCCGGGGCGTCCTCGCCCGCCTCCGCGCCGTCCGCCACGCCACCGCCGGCGGGCTCCGCCTCGCCGGCCGCCGGTCGCGGCGGGTACGCCAACCCGGACGAGGCGATCGCCGCGCACCTGTCGGCCGTCCCGGGGGTCCGTTACCTCGGCCTGTGCAAGAACGCCAAGCGCGACCCGGCGGCGGTCTGCGCCCTCCGGATGGGCTTCGTCGAGCGCGACGAGGTCTACGGGCTGGGCGCGCCGCACAGCGACGTCGTCGGCTTCCTGCTGTTGCGCGACGGGCCCGCCGGCTGGCGGGTGGCGGCCGAGTACGCGCCGGACGGCGGGACGCCGGCGCCGCCGTGGATGGCCGGGGTGGGATGACCCGGGGCGGGCGAAGGGCTTAAAGCGTCGACGATGAATTATTCGTTACATCGCTCGCCCGGATTGTCGGATATGTAGTCACTCGCCGGCCTGCGGCCCTGTCGCCCGGTCCCTAGAGTGACGGAGGTCGAGCCCTGGCCCGACCGTCCTGTTCGCCCACCGGAAGGCGTCCACATGCCACGACGAAACCGGTCCATCGCCGCCGCGGGGATCGCCGGCATCCTCCTCGCCGGCGCCGCGGTCGCTCCCGCCGCCGCCGCACCGTCCCCCGCCGGCGGGGACCGTCCCGTCACCTCCGACCGGACCAGCCCGCAGGAGGCCCGCCGGGTCGACCGGGTGCCGACGCCCACACTGGACTGGTACGCCTGCTACGAGTACGCCGAGTGCGCCACCGTCCGGCTGCCCCGCGACTACGACCAGCCGAACGGCCCCACGACCGAGGTCGCCATGCTGCGCGTCAAGGCCCGCGACCAGCAGCGGAAGATCGGCAGCCTCTTCGTCAACCCGGGCGGCCCCGGCGGCTCCGGCACCGACATCGCGCTCGCCGCGCCGTACGTCCTCGGTGACGAGGTGCTCGACCGCTTCGACGTCGTCGGCGTCGACCCGCGCGGCGTCGCCGCCAGCCAGCAGGTCAGGTGCTTCCCGTCCGTCAAGGAGCAGACCCGGGCGTACGCCGGGCTGAACGTGGCGTTCCCGTGGACGAAGGCCGAGGAGAAGGCGTACGTCGCCTCCTCGAAGGCCGTCGGCAGGGGCTGCTCCACCACGGGCCGGCCACTCACCGGCGCGATGTCGACCGCCGAGGTGGCTCGGGACATGGACGTGCTGCGCCGCGCCGTGGGCGACCGGAAGCTCACCTACCTCGGCTTCAGCTACGGCAGCATCCTCGGCCAGTACTACGCCAACATGTTCCCCGACCGGGTCCGGGCCCTGGTGATCGACGGCGTGCTCAACCCGAACGAGTGGGTCGGCCAGGGCAAGGCGCGCAGCCTGTCCCAGGAGGACCGGATGCGCAGCGCGCAGGGCGCGTACAAGGCGCTGCGGGAGATCCTGGTGCGCTGCGACAGGGCCGGCGCGCAGGCGTGTGCGCTGGCCGAGGGGGACCCCGTCGCGTCGTTCGACCTGGTCGCGAAGCGGCTGCGGGCCAAGCCGGTGGTGATCGAGGACCCCGACTTCGGCCCGATCACCGTCACGTACGCCGACTTCGTCGCCGCGAACCTGGGCGCGCTCTACGGCCCGACGGGCTACGCCGAGGTCGTCGACCTCACCGCCGCCCTGCTGGTGCTCACCGACCCGGCGGCGTCCCCGGCCGCCCGTCGCCCCGCCACGGCCGACGTGACCCGGCAGGCCGCCAAGGCCCGCGAGCAGGCCCGCCGGTACGACTTCCCGTACGACAACGGGTTGGAGACCTTCCTCGGCGTGGACTGCACCGACGCGTACCACCCGAAGGACGCCGGCTCGTTCCCGGCGCGCGCCGCGAAGGCCGACAGGCGCGACCCGTACTTCGGTCGGCTCTGGACGTGGGCCACCTCGCCGTGCGCCCGCAAGACGTGGACCGTGCGGGACGAGGATGCCTACACCGGCCCGTTCAACCGGCGCACCGCCGCGCCGGTGCTGGTGGTGGGCAACTACTGGGACCCGGCGACCAACTACCGGGGCGCGGTCAGTTCCGCCCGGCTGCTGCCGAACAGCCGCCTGCTCAGCAGCGACAGCTGGGGACACACCGCGTACGGGACGTCGGCCTGCGTGACCGGCGCCGTCGACGCGTACCTGCTGCGCGGGGCGCTGCCGGCCAACGGCAAGGTCTGCGTGGGCGACGTCCAGCCGTTCGCGGAGCTGCCGGCGGAGCCGGGGGCGACCCGCCGCGCGGAGGCGTCGAAGGGCGCGCTGGCCGCCGAGGGTGCCCCCGGGCGCGGCGAGCCGAAGCGGCTTCCGCCGGTGGTGGCGCCGCTGCCGGCGGTCGGCACGCTGACCGTCCGCTGAGGACCCGGGGTGCGGCGGGCGATCGGGCGCCCGCCGCACCCCGGCCCGCTCAGTAGGACTTGTCCTGGCCGAGGACGTGCTGGGCGACGAAGTTGAGGATCATCTCGCGGCTGACCGGGGCGATCCGGCCGGCGCGCACCGCGCCGAGCAGCGTGGCGACGCCGTACTCGGTGGTCATGCCGGCCCCGCCGAGCACCTGTACGGCGGTGTCGACGGCCAGCGCCGCGGCCTCCCCGGCGGCGTACTTGGCCATGTTGCCGGACACCCCGGCCTCCAGGTCGCGGCCCGCGTCGTAGAGGGTGGCCGCCTTGTGGATCATCAGGCGGGCCAGTTCGACCTGCACGGCCGCGTGCGCGAGCGGATGGGCCACGCCCTGGTGCGAGCCGATGCTCCGGCCGCCCCAGACCTTGCGGGTGGCCGTGTACTCGCTGGCCCGCTCGATGGCGTACCGGCCGGTGCCGGCGCCCATCGCGGCGACCGTGATCCGCTCCGGGTTGAGCCCGGCGAAGAGCGCCGGTAGGCCGGCGTCCAGCGACTCGCCGACCAGCGCGTCGGCGGGCAGCCGCACGTCGTCGAGGTAGAGCAGGAACTGGTTCTCCGGGGAGACGATCTCCATGTCCAGCTTGGAGCGGGTCAGCCCCGGCGCGTCGGTCGGCACCACGAACAGCGCCGGCTTCAGCTTGCCGGAGACCGCGTCCTCGGTGCGGGCGACGACCAGCACGTACGACGCCTCGTCGACGCCGGAGATGTAGCACTTGCGGCCGGAGAGCAGCCAGTCGTCGCCGTCGCGGCGGGCCACCGTGCCGAGCCGGTGGAAGTTGGAGCCGGCCTCCGGCTCGGTGATCGCGAAGACCACCTTCAGCGAGCCGTCGGCGAAGCCCGGCAGGAAGCGCTTGCGCTGCTCCTCGGTGCCGTGCCGGGCGATCACCGTGGCCGCGATGGCGGGGGAGACCACCAGCAGCAGCAGCGGGCAACCGGCCGCCGCCAGCTCCTCGCAGACGATGGCCAGCTCGGTGATCCCGCCCCCGCCGCCGCCGTACTCGGTGGGGATGTTGACCCCGAGGTAGCCCAGCCGACCGGCGTCGTCCCACAGCTCGGTGGTGTGCTCGCCGGCCCTGGCCTTGGTGACGAAGTAGTCGTGGCCGTACCGGCGGCCCAGGGCGCGCACGGCGTCGCGGAGCTGGTCCTGCTCGGGGGTGAGGTCGAAGTTCATCGGGGGGCCTCCAGGATCACTCGGGGTTGACCACGGCCAGCACGGCGCCCGTGTCGACCTGCCCGCCGGTCGCGACCGGAAGCTCGGCTACCACGCCGTCGGCCGGGGCGAGCACGGGATGTTCCAGCTTCATCGCTTCCAGCGTCAGCAGCAGGTCGCCGGCCGCCACCCGCTGACCGACCTCGACGTGCACCCGGGTCACCGCGCCGGGCAGCGGCGCGACCAGCGACCCGGCCGCCAGCTCCGCGGCGGGATCGGGGAAGCGCGGCAGCTCGGCGAGGCTCGCCGCCCCGTCCGGGCCGTCCACGAAGACCTCCGAGGACACCCGGTGTACGCGGTACGCGCGCCGCACCCCGGCCACGTCGAGCACCACCCGGTCCGGGGCGACCTGGACCAGGCTCACCGCCGGCGTCGGTGCGTCTGCCGCCGTCTCGTGCGACGCCGGCCCGCCTGCCGTGGCCGTCTCGTCCGGCGTCGGCGCGGCCGCCGGGGCCGCTGCGTCCGTGGGCGGCCCGTCGGTGCGGGCACCCGGCGAGGTCGACCACTCGGCGAGGCCGCCCGAGCGGTCCAGCCGGTAGCGGACCTCGATCTCGCCGTCCGGCCCCGCGTAGCGGGTGACCTGTGGGAACGCGGGCACGTTGCGCCAGCCCGACGGGAGCCCGGCGAGCACCGGCGCGTCGGCCCGACGGGCGGCGGCGGTGGCCAGCGCGGCGGCCAGGGCCACCAGAGGGAGCTGGTCGGCGGGCAGTAGTGGGGCGAAGACCTCCTCGTGCCGGTCCAGGAAGCCGGTGTCGATCTCCACGGCGCCGAACTCGCGGCTGCGCAGTACCCGGACCAGCAGGTCCCGGTTGGTGGTCACGCCGTGCAGTTCGGCCCGGGCCAGCGCGCCTGCCAGCAGCCGGATCGCCTCGGCACGGGTCTGCGCCCAGGCGATCACCTTCGCAAGCATGGAGTCGTAGTGCACCCCGACGGTCGAGCCGTCCACCACACCGGAGTCCAGCCGCAGGCCGATCCCCCGTAGGTTGCCGAACTCCCGGTCCACCCCGGGGACCGCGAACCGGTGGACGGTGCCGGTGGCCGGACGCCAGCCCTGCGCCGGATCCTCGGCGCAGAGCCGCACCTCGATCGCGTAGCCGCGCATCCAGTGCGGGTCGGTCGCGTTCTCCGGCAGGGCCTGGCCCTCGGCGACCATCAGTTGCAGGCGGACCAGGTCCAGCCCGGTGCAGAGTTCGGTGACCGGGTGCTCGACCTGGAGGCGGGTGTTCATCTCCAGGAAGTAGATCTCCCCGTCGGGCGCGAGCAGGAACTCCACCGTGCCGGCGCCGACGTAGTCGACCGCCCGGCCGGCGGCCACCGCCGCGGCGTGCAGCCGCTCCCGCACCTCGGCGGGGAGGACCCCGGGCGCCTCCTCGACGATCTTCTGGTGGCGGCGCTGGATGGAGCAGTCCCGCACGCCGAGGGCGGCCACCGTCCCGTGGGTGTCGCCGAAGATCTGCACCTCGACGTGCCGGCCCCGCTCGACGTACCGCTCGATGAAGACCGTGCCGTCGCCGAACGCGCCGGCCGCCTCGCGGCGCGCGGAGGCGACGGCCTCGGCCAGCCCGGCGGCGTCCCGGACCACGCGCATGCCGCGCCCGCCGCCCCCGGCGGACGCCTTCACCAGCACCGGGAAGTCGGTGATCTCGTCGGCGTCGGTCCAGGTGGGCAGCATCGGCACGCCCGCCTCGGCGAGTAGTGCCTTCGCCGCCATCTTGTCGCCCATCGCGGCGATCGCCTTCGGGGGCGGGCCCACCCAGGCCAGCCCCGCGTCGGTCACCGCCGCGGCGAACTCGGCGTTCTCGGCGAGGAAGCCGTAGCCGGGATGCACGGCGTCCGCCCCGGTCCTGCGGGCCGCGTCGAGGATCAGGTCGATGCGCAGGTACGTCTCGGCGGGCGTGTTCCCGGGCAGCCGCACGGCGTGGTCGGCCTCGGCGACGAACGGCGCGTCGGCGTCGGCGTCGGCGTGCACGGCCACCGTCTCGACGCCCAGCGCCCGGCAGGTGGCGAAGACCCGGCGGGCGATCTCGCCCCGGTTCGCCACTAGAAGTCTCCTGATCACTGGGCCTGCCTTTCGTTCGCGACTGCGGGACTCCGCTTCGCTGCGTTCCTCGCGCTCACATGCGGAAGACGCCGAAGCCGTCGGCGCCCCTGACCGGTGCGTTGTGGATCGCCGACAGGCAGAGCCCGAGGACGGTACGGGTGTCGCGGGGGTCGATCACCCCGTCGTCGTAGAGACGGCCGGAGAGGAAGAGCGCGCCGGACTGCGACTCGATCTGCTGCTCGACCATCATCCGCATCGCGGCGTCGGAGTCCTCGTCGTAGTCGCGGCCCCGGGCGGCGGCGGCCTGCCGGGCCACGATGGACAGCACACCCGCGAGCTGCGCCGGCCCCATCACCGCCGACTTGGCGTTCGGCCAGGTGAACAGGAACCTCGGCTCGTACGCCCGCCCGCACATGCCGTAGTTGCCGGCGCCGTAGGAGGCGCCCAGGTTGACCGTCAGGTGCGGCACCGTCGAGTTCGACACCGCGTTGATCATGAGGGCGCCGTGCTTGATGATGCCGCGCTGCTCGTACTCGGTGCCGACCATGTAGCCGGTGGTGTTCTGGAGGAAGACCAGCGGGGTGTCGGCGACGTTGGCGAGCTGGATGAACTGGGCCGCCTTCTGCGCCTCCTCGCTGAACAGCACGCCCCGCGCGTTGGCCAGCACCCCGACGGGGTAGCCGTGCAGCTCGCCCCAGCCGGTCACCAGGGCGGTGCCGTAGCCGGGCTTGAACTCGTCGAAGGCGCTGTCGTCGAGCACCCGGGCCAGCACCTCGCGCGGGTCGAACGGCACCTTCAGGTCGGCGCTGGCGATGCCGAGCAGCTCCTCGGGGTCGTACCTGGGCGGGGCCGGGCGCGGGTTGCGCGGCGCCGGGCCCTGCTTGCGCCAGTTCAGCCGGCGTACGCACTGCCGGGCCAGCCGGATGCCGTCGCGCTCGTCGGAGGCGAGGAAGTCGGCCAGCCCGGACGTCGTGGCGTGCATGGCCGCCCCGCCGAGGGACTCGTCGTCGGTGACCTCGCCGGTGGCCATCTTCACCAGCGGCGGCCCGGCCAGGTAGACCTGCGAGCGGTCCCGGATCATGATCACGTGGTCGGACATCCCCGGCACGTACGCGCCCCCGGCGGTGGCGTTGCCGAAGACCACGCTGACCGTGGGGATCTTCGCGGCCGAGAGCCGGGTCAGGTCGCGGAACACCCGCCCGCCCGGGATGAAGATCTCCGCCTGGGTGGGCAGGTCCGCGCCGGCCGACTCGACCAGGTTCACCATCGGCAGCCGGTTGGCCAGGGCGATCTCGCCCGCCCGGCGGGTCTTCGCCAGCGACCACGGGTTCACCGCGCCGCCGCGTACCGTCGGGTCGTTGGCGACGATCATGCACTCGACGCCCTCGACGACGCCGATGCCGGTCACCACGCTGGCGCCGACCGGGAAGTCGGTGCCGTACGCCGCCACCGGCGACAGCTCCAGGAACGGGCTGTCCGGGTCGAGCAGCAGCTCGATCCGCTCCCGGGGGAGCAGCTTGCCGCGCCCGTGATGCCGGGTCACGTACTTCTCGCCGCCCCCGGCGCGGGCCTTGTCGAGGGCCGCGTCCAGCTCGGCGAGGCGCTCCAGCAGCGCCTCCCGGTTGGCGCGGTGCCCCGGCGAGGACGGGTCGACCGCGCTGCGCAGTGTGGTCACAGGCCCTCCTTCGTTCGTGACTGCGGGGCTCGCAGACCCGGCTCACTCCTCGCACTCACAGGCCCTCCTTCGTTCGTGACTGCGGGGCTCGCAGACCCGGCTCACTCCTCGCACTCACAGGCCCTCCTTCGTTCGTGACTGCGGGGCTCGCAGACCCGGCTCACTCCTCGCACTCACAGGCCCTCCTTCGTTCGTGACTGCGGGGCTCGCAGACCCGGCTCACTCCTCGCACTCACAGGCCCATGCCTTTCGCGACGATCTCGTTCATGATCTCGGTGGTGCCGCCGCCGATGCCGAGGA encodes:
- a CDS encoding alpha/beta hydrolase produces the protein MPRRNRSIAAAGIAGILLAGAAVAPAAAAPSPAGGDRPVTSDRTSPQEARRVDRVPTPTLDWYACYEYAECATVRLPRDYDQPNGPTTEVAMLRVKARDQQRKIGSLFVNPGGPGGSGTDIALAAPYVLGDEVLDRFDVVGVDPRGVAASQQVRCFPSVKEQTRAYAGLNVAFPWTKAEEKAYVASSKAVGRGCSTTGRPLTGAMSTAEVARDMDVLRRAVGDRKLTYLGFSYGSILGQYYANMFPDRVRALVIDGVLNPNEWVGQGKARSLSQEDRMRSAQGAYKALREILVRCDRAGAQACALAEGDPVASFDLVAKRLRAKPVVIEDPDFGPITVTYADFVAANLGALYGPTGYAEVVDLTAALLVLTDPAASPAARRPATADVTRQAAKAREQARRYDFPYDNGLETFLGVDCTDAYHPKDAGSFPARAAKADRRDPYFGRLWTWATSPCARKTWTVRDEDAYTGPFNRRTAAPVLVVGNYWDPATNYRGAVSSARLLPNSRLLSSDSWGHTAYGTSACVTGAVDAYLLRGALPANGKVCVGDVQPFAELPAEPGATRRAEASKGALAAEGAPGRGEPKRLPPVVAPLPAVGTLTVR
- a CDS encoding acyl-CoA dehydrogenase family protein; its protein translation is MNFDLTPEQDQLRDAVRALGRRYGHDYFVTKARAGEHTTELWDDAGRLGYLGVNIPTEYGGGGGGITELAIVCEELAAAGCPLLLLVVSPAIAATVIARHGTEEQRKRFLPGFADGSLKVVFAITEPEAGSNFHRLGTVARRDGDDWLLSGRKCYISGVDEASYVLVVARTEDAVSGKLKPALFVVPTDAPGLTRSKLDMEIVSPENQFLLYLDDVRLPADALVGESLDAGLPALFAGLNPERITVAAMGAGTGRYAIERASEYTATRKVWGGRSIGSHQGVAHPLAHAAVQVELARLMIHKAATLYDAGRDLEAGVSGNMAKYAAGEAAALAVDTAVQVLGGAGMTTEYGVATLLGAVRAGRIAPVSREMILNFVAQHVLGQDKSY
- a CDS encoding ATP-binding protein codes for the protein MIRRLLVANRGEIARRVFATCRALGVETVAVHADADADAPFVAEADHAVRLPGNTPAETYLRIDLILDAARRTGADAVHPGYGFLAENAEFAAAVTDAGLAWVGPPPKAIAAMGDKMAAKALLAEAGVPMLPTWTDADEITDFPVLVKASAGGGGRGMRVVRDAAGLAEAVASARREAAGAFGDGTVFIERYVERGRHVEVQIFGDTHGTVAALGVRDCSIQRRHQKIVEEAPGVLPAEVRERLHAAAVAAGRAVDYVGAGTVEFLLAPDGEIYFLEMNTRLQVEHPVTELCTGLDLVRLQLMVAEGQALPENATDPHWMRGYAIEVRLCAEDPAQGWRPATGTVHRFAVPGVDREFGNLRGIGLRLDSGVVDGSTVGVHYDSMLAKVIAWAQTRAEAIRLLAGALARAELHGVTTNRDLLVRVLRSREFGAVEIDTGFLDRHEEVFAPLLPADQLPLVALAAALATAAARRADAPVLAGLPSGWRNVPAFPQVTRYAGPDGEIEVRYRLDRSGGLAEWSTSPGARTDGPPTDAAAPAAAPTPDETATAGGPASHETAADAPTPAVSLVQVAPDRVVLDVAGVRRAYRVHRVSSEVFVDGPDGAASLAELPRFPDPAAELAAGSLVAPLPGAVTRVHVEVGQRVAAGDLLLTLEAMKLEHPVLAPADGVVAELPVATGGQVDTGAVLAVVNPE
- a CDS encoding acyl-CoA carboxylase subunit beta produces the protein MTTLRSAVDPSSPGHRANREALLERLAELDAALDKARAGGGEKYVTRHHGRGKLLPRERIELLLDPDSPFLELSPVAAYGTDFPVGASVVTGIGVVEGVECMIVANDPTVRGGAVNPWSLAKTRRAGEIALANRLPMVNLVESAGADLPTQAEIFIPGGRVFRDLTRLSAAKIPTVSVVFGNATAGGAYVPGMSDHVIMIRDRSQVYLAGPPLVKMATGEVTDDESLGGAAMHATTSGLADFLASDERDGIRLARQCVRRLNWRKQGPAPRNPRPAPPRYDPEELLGIASADLKVPFDPREVLARVLDDSAFDEFKPGYGTALVTGWGELHGYPVGVLANARGVLFSEEAQKAAQFIQLANVADTPLVFLQNTTGYMVGTEYEQRGIIKHGALMINAVSNSTVPHLTVNLGASYGAGNYGMCGRAYEPRFLFTWPNAKSAVMGPAQLAGVLSIVARQAAAARGRDYDEDSDAAMRMMVEQQIESQSGALFLSGRLYDDGVIDPRDTRTVLGLCLSAIHNAPVRGADGFGVFRM